A part of Carassius carassius chromosome 4, fCarCar2.1, whole genome shotgun sequence genomic DNA contains:
- the asgr1b gene encoding C-type lectin domain family 10 member A produces the protein MCRIMELEAEGAHHKFIFVDEAGFNLCRVRRRGRNINGQRATVTVPAQPRIMIQFLPANSPFLNPIEEFFSAWRWKVYDHRPYEQMPHLEAMNAGCLAIGAEDCQGWIRHARSFSHVQRIAMAEFKHIQDSRRSSQNNLCCVLNEDINKKPSHTLKGRFWNKQFCFLLMCGTVILFMALLITGSVKLQHQYSKLTEVENEVANLTSSLALLSSNHQDTSQHQNSKLTEVENEVANLTSSLALLSSNQQETLQHQNSKLTEVENEVANLTSSLALLSSNQQETYDRFMEMVGELKADLNSRITNLTQHKPVLSCKAGWQPFLSNCYEFSSKKLSWQKARLYCSGQGTLMLILGNDSREWDFIVQHAVRSSESYWIGLTDEITGHWRWVDGTPYTMNNRHWETGEPNNWMGEEDCGELTASGKLNDGNCLKNFRFICKAPASEN, from the exons ATGTGCAG AATAATGGAGCTTGAAGCTGAAGGGGCACATCACAAATTCATTTTTGTGGATGAAGCCGGCTTCAACCTCTGTAGAGTGAGGCGACGCGGGAGGAACATCAATGGGCAGAGGGCCACTGTCACAGTGCCAG CACAGCCTCGTATTATGATACAATTCCTCCCTGCAAACTCGCCTTTTCTGAACCCAATCGAGGAGTTCTTCTCTGCTTGGAGGTGGAAGGTGTATGATCACCGGCCATATGAGCAGATGCCCCACCTGGAGGCAATGAATGCTGGTTGCCTGGCAATAGGTGCAGAGGACTGCCAGGGATGGATACGCCATGCAAGGAG TTTCTCTCACGTTCAGAGGATAGCAATGGCAGAGTTTAAGCACATTCAGGACTCCAGGCGCAGCTCACAGAACAATCTTTGCTGTGTACTAAATGAGGACATTAACAAGAAACCATCACACACATTGAAAG GTCGCTTTTGGAATAAACAGTTTTGCTTTCTTCTGATGTGTGGCACTGTCATACTCTTCATGGCTCTGTTAATCACAGGATCTGTCAAAT TGCAGCACCAGTACAGTAAACTGACCGAGGTAGAGAATGAAGTGGCCAATCTGACATCTTCTTTAGCTTTGCTTTCTTCAAACCATCAAGATACAT CGCAACACcaaaacagtaaactgactgagGTAGAGAATGAAGTGGCCAATCTGACTTCTTCTTTAGCTTTGCTTTCTTCAAACCAACAAGAAACAT TGCAACACcaaaacagtaaactgactgagGTAGAGAATGAAGTGGCCAATCTGACTTCTTCTTTAGCTTTGCTTTCTTCAAACCAACAAGAAACAT ATGACAGATTTATGGAGATGGTCGGTGAATTGAAAGCGGATCTGAATAGCAGAATAACAAATTTGACTCAAC ATAAACCTGTTCTGAGCTGTAAAGCTGGGTGGCAACCATTTCTTTCGAACTGCTATGAATTTTCCAGTAAGAAATTGAGCTGGCAAAAGGCACGCTTATACTGCAGTGGACAGGGCACTCTGATGCTCATCCTGGGGAATGACTCCAGGGAGTGG GATTTTATTGTGCAACACGCTGTTCGTTCATCTGAATCCTACTGGATTGGTCTTACAGATGAAATAACTGGACATTGGAGATGGGTTGATGGAACACCCTACACCATGAACAACAGGCAT